A stretch of Saccharothrix texasensis DNA encodes these proteins:
- a CDS encoding LLM class flavin-dependent oxidoreductase, which produces MSARELHLNAFLMGVGHHEAAWRHPRADPRALDEVAHFQHLARIAERGTFDSVFLADGVQIWGDVRHTAANRFEPITLLTAISQATERIGLIATASTGFSEPYNLARLFSSLDHISGGRAGWNIVTTAGDRSAQNFNREVNFDHAERYQRADEFLDVTTALWDSWEDDALVVDRESGVFADDAKVHEINHKGRFFSVRGPLNAVRAPQGRPLLVQAGSSEDGKEFASAWAEAVFTAHQAHGDATAFYADLKRRVTARGRDADDVKVLPGIVPVLGGTEAEARALAEELDGLIIPVRAVRQLTELIGVDLTDHPLDERLPEFPPVSQVNGAKSRFELVRDLAQRERLTLRQLLGRLGGGRGHQVVAGTPEQIADHVELWFTTGAADGFNVMAPLLPSGLEDFVDHVVPLLRARGLFRTEYTGRTLREHYGLPRPVSRYAAASLI; this is translated from the coding sequence TTGTCCGCACGAGAGCTCCACCTCAACGCGTTCCTGATGGGCGTCGGCCACCACGAAGCCGCCTGGCGGCACCCGCGCGCCGACCCGCGCGCCCTCGACGAGGTGGCGCACTTCCAGCACCTGGCGCGGATCGCCGAGCGCGGGACGTTCGACTCGGTGTTCCTGGCCGACGGCGTGCAGATCTGGGGCGACGTGCGGCACACGGCCGCCAACCGGTTCGAGCCGATCACGCTGCTGACCGCGATCTCGCAGGCCACCGAGCGCATCGGGCTGATCGCGACCGCGTCGACCGGGTTCAGCGAGCCGTACAACCTGGCACGGCTGTTCTCCTCGCTCGACCACATCAGCGGCGGGCGGGCCGGGTGGAACATCGTCACCACGGCGGGCGACCGGTCGGCGCAGAACTTCAACCGCGAGGTCAACTTCGACCACGCCGAGCGCTACCAGCGGGCCGACGAGTTCCTCGACGTGACCACCGCGCTGTGGGACTCGTGGGAGGATGACGCGCTGGTCGTGGACCGGGAGTCCGGGGTGTTCGCCGACGACGCCAAGGTGCACGAGATCAACCACAAGGGCCGGTTCTTCTCGGTGCGCGGACCGCTGAACGCGGTGCGCGCGCCGCAGGGGCGCCCGCTGCTGGTGCAGGCCGGGTCGAGCGAGGACGGCAAGGAGTTCGCGTCGGCGTGGGCGGAGGCGGTGTTCACCGCGCACCAGGCGCACGGCGACGCGACCGCGTTCTACGCCGACCTCAAGCGCCGCGTCACGGCGCGGGGGCGTGACGCCGACGACGTGAAGGTGCTGCCCGGCATCGTCCCGGTGCTCGGCGGCACGGAGGCCGAGGCGCGGGCGCTGGCCGAGGAGCTCGACGGGCTGATCATCCCGGTGCGGGCGGTGCGGCAGCTGACCGAGCTGATCGGCGTCGACTTGACCGACCACCCGCTCGACGAGCGGTTGCCGGAGTTCCCGCCGGTCAGCCAGGTCAACGGCGCGAAGAGCCGGTTCGAGCTGGTGCGCGACCTGGCGCAGCGGGAGCGGCTGACGCTGCGCCAGTTGCTCGGCCGGCTCGGCGGCGGGCGCGGGCACCAGGTCGTCGCCGGCACGCCCGAGCAGATCGCCGACCACGTCGAGCTGTGGTTCACCACGGGCGCGGCGGACGGCTTCAACGTGATGGCGCCCCTGCTGCCCTCGGGGCTGGAGGACTTCGTCGACCACGTCGTGCCGCTGCTGCGGGCCCGGGGCCTGTTCCGCACCGAGTACACCGGCCGCACGCTGCGCGAGCACTACGGCCTGCCGCGCCCGGTCAGCCGGTACGCCGCGGCTTCGTTGATCTGA
- a CDS encoding ROK family transcriptional regulator — MNPARRGTGAAAVLGAVLRHGPVARTTIARLTGLSPAAVTRNCAALAGLGLLTEAAGSLPYRGMGRPHSPVDVETRRHLVAGIHVAHDHCTLALLDLRGRVRARLRVPHRDPDDHREVLATAADRLVRLHAEHLPGHVPLGLGVAVGGWVDTEAGVLVEHASLGWRDVPVRDLLAARTGLPVLVDSHARALARAEQLFGAAGHHRSLVHLFVGNVVDAAIITGGGPHRGTRSAAGGVAHLALGDPVIDCPCGRKGCLEATVSDRAWAWRAHRAGVIPRPSIADLVDAAAAGDARATALLVDRARIVARAAALLFDIVNPDVVVVTELGVIRLPECADALRAEVAATSRACPSPSTVLPSSFGPDVLGVAAGAVQLDAIYADPLDIRNPIRLGV; from the coding sequence GTGAACCCCGCGAGGCGCGGCACCGGGGCGGCGGCGGTGTTGGGCGCCGTGCTGCGGCACGGACCGGTCGCGCGCACCACCATCGCCCGGCTGACCGGTCTGAGCCCGGCGGCGGTGACGCGCAACTGCGCGGCGCTGGCCGGTCTCGGCCTGCTCACCGAAGCGGCCGGGTCGCTGCCGTACCGGGGCATGGGCCGTCCGCACTCCCCCGTCGACGTGGAGACCCGCCGGCACCTGGTGGCCGGGATCCACGTCGCCCACGACCACTGCACGCTGGCGTTGCTGGACCTGCGCGGCCGCGTCCGGGCCAGGCTGCGGGTGCCGCACCGCGACCCGGACGACCACCGGGAGGTGCTGGCGACCGCCGCCGACCGCCTGGTGCGGCTGCACGCCGAGCACCTGCCGGGGCACGTGCCGCTCGGCCTGGGCGTGGCCGTCGGCGGCTGGGTCGACACCGAGGCGGGCGTGCTGGTCGAGCACGCGTCGCTGGGCTGGCGGGACGTGCCCGTGCGCGACCTGCTCGCGGCGCGGACCGGCCTGCCGGTGCTGGTGGACAGCCACGCGCGGGCGTTGGCGCGGGCGGAGCAGCTGTTCGGCGCCGCGGGACACCACCGGTCGCTGGTGCACCTGTTCGTCGGCAACGTGGTGGACGCGGCGATCATCACCGGCGGCGGCCCGCACCGGGGCACGCGGTCGGCGGCGGGAGGTGTCGCGCACCTGGCGCTCGGCGACCCGGTGATCGACTGCCCGTGCGGCCGCAAGGGGTGCCTGGAAGCCACCGTGTCCGACCGCGCCTGGGCGTGGCGCGCCCACCGGGCGGGTGTGATCCCCCGGCCGTCGATCGCGGACCTGGTCGACGCCGCCGCGGCCGGGGACGCGAGGGCCACCGCGCTGCTCGTCGACCGCGCCAGGATCGTCGCCCGCGCCGCGGCGCTGCTGTTCGACATCGTCAACCCCGACGTCGTCGTGGTCACCGAGCTGGGCGTCATCCGGCTGCCCGAGTGCGCGGACGCGTTGCGCGCCGAGGTGGCCGCGACCTCGCGCGCGTGCCCGTCGCCCTCGACGGTGCTGCCGAGCAGCTTCGGCCCGGACGTCCTCGGCGTGGCGGCCGGGGCCGTGCAGCTGGACGCGATCTACGCCGACCCGCTCGACATCCGCAACCCGATCCGACTGGGAGTCTGA
- a CDS encoding 4Fe-4S dicluster domain-containing protein, whose amino-acid sequence MIELVSAARCVTCDKCVAVCPTNVFDRGADGVPVISRQQDCQTCFQCEANCPTDALFVAPQTHPLPAGSSAHDEDHLRRTGLLGSYRRDIGWGRGRTPGAAKAVGPALSPSGPPLIS is encoded by the coding sequence GTGATCGAACTGGTGTCGGCCGCGCGGTGCGTCACCTGCGACAAGTGCGTCGCCGTGTGCCCCACCAACGTGTTCGACCGCGGCGCGGACGGAGTGCCGGTGATCAGCAGGCAGCAGGACTGCCAGACCTGCTTCCAGTGCGAGGCGAACTGCCCGACCGACGCGTTGTTCGTGGCGCCGCAGACCCACCCGCTGCCGGCCGGGTCGTCCGCCCACGACGAGGATCACCTGCGGCGGACGGGACTGCTCGGCAGCTACCGGCGCGACATCGGGTGGGGCCGCGGGCGCACACCGGGCGCGGCGAAGGCGGTGGGTCCCGCGCTGTCCCCGTCCGGCCCGCCGCTGATCTCGTGA
- a CDS encoding FAD-dependent oxidoreductase, with translation MTLELDADVLVVGGGPAATWAALKAAEDGAAVVLADKGYCGTSGATASGGTGVWYVPPEPEARERAMASREALGGHLADRRWMARVLDETYDRINELAEVARYPFPTGPDGRPLRNGLQGPEYMRRQRVRVRRAGVRVLDHSPVTELLTADDGAVAGAAGHQRQADRPFRVRAGAVVLATGGCAFLSKALGCDVNTGDGALFAAEVGAELSGMEFSNAYGIAPEHTSVTKTAFYNYATFYRADGSVLDGAGSQRGRSVIARTLLTGEKVFGKLDRADEAARGAMRLAQPNFFLTFDRLGVDPFTQPFPVTLLAEGTVRGTGGIRIVDDGCATTVPGLYAAGDAATRELICGGFTGGGSHNAAWAISSGSWSGRAAARFARALGPSARQRPVRAAGGAGLRPTGPATSLSAAEVVRAVQAEVLPYDKNYLRHGDVLRTALGQLDGTWSAVRSGLRAEGRDVVRARQAAAMVAHARWMYTSALVRSESRGMAKRLDFPELDPAQHFRVTSGGLDAAWARPQEVAA, from the coding sequence ATGACGCTCGAACTCGACGCGGACGTGCTGGTCGTCGGCGGTGGGCCCGCCGCGACGTGGGCGGCGCTCAAGGCCGCCGAGGACGGCGCCGCGGTGGTGCTGGCCGACAAGGGCTACTGCGGCACCAGCGGCGCGACGGCGTCCGGCGGCACCGGCGTGTGGTACGTGCCGCCGGAGCCCGAGGCGCGGGAGCGGGCCATGGCCAGTCGGGAAGCGCTCGGCGGGCACCTGGCGGACCGGCGCTGGATGGCCAGGGTGCTCGACGAGACCTACGACCGGATCAACGAGCTGGCGGAGGTGGCCCGCTACCCGTTCCCGACGGGTCCGGACGGCCGCCCGCTGCGCAACGGCCTCCAAGGGCCGGAGTACATGCGGCGGCAGCGGGTGCGGGTGCGCCGGGCCGGGGTGCGGGTCCTCGACCACAGCCCCGTCACCGAACTGCTCACCGCGGACGACGGCGCGGTGGCGGGCGCGGCGGGCCACCAGCGGCAGGCCGACCGGCCGTTCCGGGTGCGGGCCGGCGCGGTGGTGCTGGCGACCGGTGGCTGCGCGTTCCTGAGCAAGGCGCTGGGCTGCGACGTGAACACCGGTGACGGCGCGCTGTTCGCCGCCGAGGTCGGCGCGGAGCTGTCCGGCATGGAGTTCTCCAACGCCTACGGCATCGCGCCCGAGCACACGTCGGTCACCAAGACCGCGTTCTACAACTACGCCACGTTCTACCGGGCGGACGGCTCGGTGCTCGACGGCGCGGGCAGCCAACGGGGCCGGTCGGTGATCGCGAGGACGCTGCTGACCGGGGAGAAGGTGTTCGGCAAGCTGGACCGCGCCGACGAGGCGGCCCGCGGGGCGATGCGGCTGGCCCAGCCGAACTTCTTCCTGACCTTCGACCGGCTGGGCGTCGACCCGTTCACCCAGCCGTTCCCGGTGACCCTGCTGGCCGAGGGCACGGTGCGCGGCACCGGCGGCATCCGGATCGTCGACGACGGTTGCGCGACCACCGTGCCCGGCCTGTACGCGGCCGGCGACGCGGCGACCAGGGAGCTGATCTGCGGCGGGTTCACCGGCGGCGGCAGCCACAACGCGGCGTGGGCGATCTCGTCCGGGTCGTGGTCGGGACGGGCGGCGGCCCGGTTCGCCCGCGCGCTCGGGCCGTCCGCGCGGCAGCGCCCGGTCCGCGCCGCCGGTGGCGCGGGACTGCGCCCGACCGGCCCGGCGACATCGCTGTCGGCGGCGGAGGTCGTGCGCGCCGTGCAGGCCGAAGTGCTGCCGTACGACAAGAACTACCTGAGGCACGGTGACGTGCTGCGCACTGCGCTGGGGCAGCTCGACGGCACGTGGTCGGCGGTGCGCTCCGGCCTGCGCGCCGAGGGCCGCGACGTGGTGCGGGCGCGCCAGGCCGCAGCGATGGTCGCGCACGCCCGGTGGATGTACACCTCGGCGCTGGTCCGCAGCGAGAGCCGGGGCATGGCCAAGCGGCTCGACTTCCCCGAACTCGACCCCGCCCAGCACTTCCGGGTCACCTCCGGTGGCCTGGACGCGGCGTGGGCCCGACCGCAGGAGGTGGCGGCGTGA
- a CDS encoding ABC transporter permease, whose product MTALLESRPVADEERPAGRVRRPSVARRVADALVTATGKVAAIAVLLVVWEVAPRLGLVDATFLPPFSTVLDAWWELAAGGQLVDHTGASLARSLSGFGLAVAVAVPLGLLIGWYQPVATLLGPLLEVFRNTAALALLPVFVLLLGIGETSKIAIVFYACTWPILLNTISAVRGVDPTLLRLARSVDLSGFRLFQKVILPASVPTVFTGIRLAGAVSILVLVAAEMVGAKAGLGYLVNASQFNFAIPRMYAGIVTISAIGVVFNQLLVALERRFTSWRVPVGS is encoded by the coding sequence ATGACCGCGCTGTTGGAGTCACGACCGGTCGCGGACGAGGAGCGACCCGCCGGCCGGGTGCGGAGGCCCTCGGTCGCGCGCCGCGTCGCCGACGCGCTGGTGACGGCGACGGGCAAGGTGGCGGCGATCGCGGTGCTGCTGGTGGTGTGGGAGGTCGCGCCCCGGCTCGGCCTGGTCGACGCCACGTTCCTGCCGCCGTTCTCCACCGTGCTCGACGCCTGGTGGGAGCTGGCCGCCGGCGGTCAGCTCGTGGACCACACCGGGGCGAGCCTGGCGCGTTCGCTGTCCGGGTTCGGCCTCGCGGTGGCGGTCGCCGTGCCGCTCGGGTTGCTGATCGGCTGGTACCAGCCGGTGGCGACGCTGCTCGGTCCGCTGCTGGAGGTCTTCCGCAACACCGCGGCGCTGGCGTTGCTGCCGGTGTTCGTGCTGCTGCTGGGCATCGGCGAGACGTCGAAGATCGCCATCGTGTTCTACGCCTGCACCTGGCCGATCCTGCTCAACACGATCAGCGCGGTGCGCGGGGTCGACCCGACCCTGCTGCGGCTGGCCCGGTCGGTGGACCTGTCGGGGTTCCGGCTCTTCCAGAAGGTGATCCTGCCCGCCTCGGTGCCCACGGTGTTCACCGGCATCCGGCTGGCCGGCGCGGTGTCGATCCTGGTGCTGGTGGCCGCGGAGATGGTGGGCGCCAAGGCCGGGCTCGGCTACCTGGTCAACGCCTCGCAGTTCAACTTCGCCATCCCCCGGATGTACGCGGGCATCGTCACCATCTCGGCCATCGGCGTGGTGTTCAACCAGCTGCTGGTCGCCTTGGAGCGCCGGTTCACCTCCTGGCGCGTCCCCGTCGGTTCCTGA
- a CDS encoding ABC transporter ATP-binding protein produces MSAHIGFRDVGKRFAVRDHASRRRAEFTAVQGVDLDVERGEFLVLVGPSGCGKSTLLDLLGGLTEPSEGQVLLDGVPITGPGLDRGVVFQQYALLPWRTAQGNVEFGLEAAGVPRRERAGRAREFLDLVGLNGFEDRHPHQLSGGMRQRVAIARSLAYDPTVLLMDEPFAALDAQTRESLQDELLRIWRRTGKTVVFITHSIDEAVYLGQRVAVLTSRPGRVKEVVPIELGDRVGQVDLRSSTEFARYRHRIWELLHDEVSRAQQQEKEVAGG; encoded by the coding sequence GTGAGCGCCCACATCGGTTTCCGCGACGTGGGCAAGCGGTTCGCGGTCCGCGACCACGCGTCCCGGCGGCGCGCCGAGTTCACCGCCGTGCAGGGGGTGGACCTGGACGTGGAACGCGGTGAGTTCCTGGTCCTGGTCGGGCCGAGCGGCTGCGGCAAGTCCACGTTGCTCGACCTGCTCGGCGGCCTGACCGAGCCGAGCGAGGGCCAGGTGCTGCTGGACGGCGTCCCGATCACCGGACCGGGCCTGGACCGCGGCGTGGTGTTCCAGCAGTACGCGTTGCTGCCGTGGCGCACCGCGCAGGGCAACGTCGAGTTCGGGCTGGAGGCGGCCGGCGTGCCGCGCCGGGAACGCGCCGGGCGGGCCCGCGAGTTCCTGGACCTGGTGGGGCTGAACGGGTTCGAGGACCGGCACCCGCACCAGCTCTCGGGTGGCATGCGGCAGCGCGTCGCGATCGCCCGCAGCCTGGCCTACGACCCGACCGTGCTGCTGATGGACGAGCCGTTCGCGGCCCTGGACGCGCAGACCCGCGAGTCCCTGCAGGACGAGCTGCTGCGCATCTGGCGGCGCACCGGCAAGACGGTCGTGTTCATCACGCACTCCATCGACGAGGCGGTCTACCTCGGGCAGCGGGTCGCGGTGCTGACCTCGCGGCCGGGCCGGGTCAAGGAGGTGGTGCCGATCGAGCTCGGTGACCGCGTCGGTCAGGTCGACCTGCGTTCGAGCACCGAGTTCGCGCGATATCGACACCGGATCTGGGAGCTGCTGCACGACGAGGTCTCGCGCGCCCAGCAACAGGAGAAGGAGGTGGCGGGGGGATGA
- a CDS encoding ABC transporter substrate-binding protein, producing the protein MISTRRNFLGLTLLGLTAAAVGCSTAGAGGAETRTLRYQGWAGDVTLPELAADLGYLGDVTLEWVGNTTSGPQDIQSAATGQVDFGGAFNGAVVKLKAAGARIRSVIGYYGSDEAAFSGFYVPEDSPITSARDLIGKKVGMNTLGAHHEAMLGIYLKRNGLSPDEIKKVEPIAVPPVNIEQSVRQGQIEVGVLGGILRDKALEKGGLRKLFSDFDLLGAFTAGTYVFTEDFLRDNPGTVRTFVSGVAQAIEWSRTTPREEVVARKVDILTKRGRNEDPAALRYWKSNGVAGKGGRIVDQELTLWVDWLAERGEIAKDQVTLSDLYTNEFNGVAA; encoded by the coding sequence GTGATCAGCACGCGACGGAACTTCCTCGGCCTCACCCTCCTCGGCCTGACGGCGGCCGCGGTCGGCTGCTCCACCGCGGGCGCCGGCGGCGCCGAAACCAGGACGCTGCGCTACCAGGGATGGGCGGGCGACGTGACCCTGCCCGAACTGGCCGCCGACCTCGGCTACCTCGGCGACGTGACGCTGGAGTGGGTCGGCAACACCACCAGCGGCCCGCAGGACATCCAGTCCGCCGCCACCGGCCAGGTCGACTTCGGCGGCGCGTTCAACGGCGCGGTGGTCAAGCTCAAGGCCGCGGGCGCCCGGATCAGGTCGGTGATCGGCTACTACGGCTCCGACGAGGCGGCGTTCAGCGGGTTCTACGTGCCGGAGGACAGCCCGATCACCTCCGCTCGCGACCTGATCGGCAAGAAGGTCGGCATGAACACCCTGGGTGCGCACCACGAGGCCATGCTCGGCATCTACCTCAAGCGCAACGGGCTGTCCCCCGACGAGATCAAGAAGGTGGAGCCGATCGCGGTGCCGCCGGTCAACATCGAGCAGTCCGTGCGGCAGGGGCAGATCGAGGTCGGCGTCCTCGGCGGCATCCTGCGCGACAAGGCGTTGGAGAAGGGCGGCCTGCGCAAGCTGTTCTCCGACTTCGACCTGCTGGGCGCGTTCACCGCGGGCACCTACGTGTTCACCGAGGACTTCCTCAGGGACAACCCGGGCACCGTGCGAACCTTCGTCAGCGGCGTGGCGCAGGCCATCGAGTGGAGCCGGACGACCCCGCGTGAGGAGGTCGTGGCGCGCAAGGTCGACATCCTCACCAAGCGCGGGCGCAACGAGGACCCGGCCGCGTTGCGGTACTGGAAGTCCAACGGCGTGGCCGGGAAGGGCGGCCGGATCGTGGACCAGGAGTTGACGCTGTGGGTCGACTGGCTCGCCGAGCGCGGCGAGATCGCCAAGGACCAGGTCACGCTCTCCGACCTCTACACCAACGAGTTCAACGGGGTGGCGGCGTGA
- a CDS encoding putative leader peptide — translation MSQAVNLTSRRHVDLRRQAGALCRAGR, via the coding sequence GTGAGCCAAGCCGTCAACCTCACCTCGCGCCGGCACGTCGACCTCCGACGGCAAGCCGGCGCCCTCTGTCGCGCCGGTCGCTGA
- a CDS encoding TauD/TfdA dioxygenase family protein, producing the protein MTAQLSDTITVHRLGAGIGARIGGVRLGGDLSEGAVATVRDALLAHKVVFFRGQEHLDDDGQLAFARLLGEPTLAHPTVKGREHANVLPIDSDYGKANSWHTDVTFVDRVPAISILRAVELPPYGGNTVWANTVRAYEELPPALKALVDRLWAVHSNVYDYAGHVDSTRIGGVDVKEESYRDEFESQRYETEHPVVRVHPETGERALLLGHFVKRIVGLTNAESQSVHRLLQDRVTRLENTVRWQWADGDVAIWDNRATQHYGVADYDDARRRLHRITIAGDVPVSVDGVTSTTVVGDAAHFSAL; encoded by the coding sequence ATGACCGCACAGCTTTCCGACACGATCACCGTCCACCGGCTCGGCGCGGGCATCGGCGCGCGGATCGGCGGCGTCCGGCTGGGCGGCGACCTGTCCGAGGGCGCCGTCGCGACCGTCCGGGACGCGCTGCTGGCCCACAAGGTGGTGTTCTTCCGCGGCCAGGAGCACCTGGACGACGACGGCCAGCTCGCCTTCGCCCGGCTGCTCGGCGAGCCGACGCTGGCCCACCCGACCGTCAAGGGCCGCGAGCACGCCAACGTGCTGCCGATCGACTCCGACTACGGCAAGGCCAACAGCTGGCACACCGACGTCACGTTCGTCGACCGCGTGCCCGCGATCAGCATCCTGCGCGCGGTCGAGCTGCCGCCCTACGGGGGCAACACGGTGTGGGCCAACACGGTGCGCGCCTACGAGGAGCTGCCGCCGGCGTTGAAGGCGTTGGTGGACCGGCTGTGGGCGGTGCACAGCAACGTCTACGACTACGCCGGGCACGTGGACTCGACCCGCATCGGCGGGGTGGACGTGAAGGAGGAGTCCTACCGCGACGAGTTCGAGTCGCAGCGCTACGAGACCGAGCACCCGGTCGTGCGCGTGCACCCGGAGACCGGCGAGCGGGCGTTGCTGCTGGGCCACTTCGTCAAGCGGATCGTGGGGCTGACGAACGCCGAGTCGCAGTCGGTCCACCGACTGCTCCAGGACCGGGTGACCAGGCTGGAGAACACGGTGCGCTGGCAGTGGGCCGACGGCGACGTGGCGATCTGGGACAACCGCGCCACCCAGCACTACGGCGTCGCCGACTACGACGACGCGCGCCGCCGTCTGCACCGCATCACCATCGCGGGTGACGTCCCGGTCAGCGTGGACGGCGTCACGAGCACCACGGTGGTCGGCGACGCGGCCCACTTCTCCGCGCTCTGA
- a CDS encoding BMP family lipoprotein: MRRPVRGTAVVALALTGLLVVSACAKDSGGSSTGSTATGAACEFATPPGAPATSNTGTTEADGVKVDGSALKIGLAYDIGGRGDASFNDLAAAGFDRAIADFGVRKENTRELSASPNEDESVKQSRLRQLAREGFNPIVGVGFAYTESLKVVAPEFPEVRFGLVDSAVEGAANVTPLVFAEQEGAFLAGVVAAYQSKKCHVGFVGGVDIPLIHKFEAGYAQGAKAAAPNIVVEKKYITPATDFTGFQDPAKGLETAKGLIEKGADVLYPAAGASGIGVFSAVKQAGVLAIGCDADQYNQPSLADTRDVIVASSLKRVDVAVYDFFSAAARNDLASLPKVFDLKVDGVGYATSGGKVDAKLQGILEGFKAQIIDGSIKVADKP; encoded by the coding sequence GTGCGCCGTCCTGTCCGTGGCACCGCTGTCGTCGCGCTCGCGCTGACCGGCCTCCTGGTGGTGAGCGCGTGCGCGAAGGACTCCGGTGGCAGCAGCACCGGGTCGACCGCCACCGGCGCCGCTTGCGAGTTCGCGACGCCGCCCGGCGCGCCCGCCACCTCGAACACCGGCACCACCGAGGCCGACGGAGTGAAGGTCGACGGCAGCGCGCTGAAGATCGGTCTGGCCTACGACATCGGCGGCCGTGGCGACGCGTCGTTCAACGACCTCGCCGCCGCCGGGTTCGACCGGGCCATCGCGGACTTCGGCGTGCGCAAGGAGAACACCCGCGAGCTCTCCGCCTCGCCGAACGAGGACGAGTCGGTGAAGCAGTCCCGCCTGCGCCAGCTCGCGCGCGAGGGCTTCAACCCGATCGTCGGCGTCGGCTTCGCCTACACCGAGTCGCTGAAGGTCGTCGCGCCGGAGTTCCCGGAGGTCCGGTTCGGTCTGGTCGACTCGGCGGTGGAGGGCGCGGCCAACGTCACGCCGCTGGTCTTCGCCGAGCAGGAGGGCGCGTTCCTCGCCGGTGTCGTGGCCGCGTACCAGAGCAAGAAGTGCCACGTCGGGTTCGTCGGCGGCGTGGACATCCCGCTGATCCACAAGTTCGAGGCCGGCTACGCGCAGGGCGCGAAGGCCGCCGCGCCGAACATCGTGGTCGAGAAGAAGTACATCACCCCGGCCACCGACTTCACCGGCTTCCAGGACCCGGCGAAGGGGCTGGAGACCGCGAAGGGCCTCATCGAGAAGGGCGCGGACGTCCTCTACCCCGCCGCCGGCGCGTCCGGCATCGGCGTCTTCTCCGCGGTCAAGCAGGCGGGTGTGCTGGCGATCGGGTGCGACGCCGACCAGTACAACCAGCCCTCGCTCGCGGACACCCGGGACGTCATCGTCGCGTCGAGCCTCAAGCGCGTCGACGTGGCGGTGTACGACTTCTTCAGCGCCGCCGCGCGCAACGACCTGGCGTCGCTGCCGAAGGTCTTCGACCTCAAGGTGGACGGCGTCGGGTACGCCACGTCGGGCGGCAAGGTCGACGCGAAGCTGCAGGGCATCCTCGAAGGCTTCAAGGCGCAGATCATCGACGGCTCGATCAAGGTCGCGGACAAGCCGTAG
- a CDS encoding D-isomer specific 2-hydroxyacid dehydrogenase family protein — MTDREPALPSARRTRSPAPRSSPPGPPLGITVYGCGPDEAVLFRELAPRFGVAPTITGEAVSTANAALASGNRCVSVGHKTRITNPTLLALSQVGVAYLSTRSIGDDHIDVAYAASVGITVGTVEYSPHSVADYTVMLMLMAVRNAGSVLRRADAHDYRLPDLPGRELRDLTVGVVGTGRIGAAVVDRLRGFGCRQLAHDVRPGSSAEHVPLDELLRQSDVVTLHTPLTAATRHLLNRRRIERMKHGAFVVNTGRGGLIDTDALLPALESGRLGGAALDVLEGEEGIFYADRRNRPLDHEHLSRLRRLPNVVITPHTAYHTDHALRDTVANSLINCRDFESRKQHWI; from the coding sequence ATGACCGACCGCGAACCGGCACTGCCGTCGGCCCGCCGCACCCGATCACCGGCGCCCCGGTCCTCCCCGCCCGGCCCGCCGCTGGGCATCACGGTGTACGGCTGCGGACCGGACGAAGCCGTCCTGTTCCGCGAGCTGGCGCCTCGCTTCGGCGTGGCGCCGACCATCACCGGGGAGGCGGTGTCCACGGCCAACGCGGCACTGGCCTCGGGGAACCGGTGCGTGAGTGTGGGCCACAAGACCCGGATCACCAACCCGACCCTGCTCGCGCTCAGCCAAGTCGGTGTGGCCTACCTCTCCACGAGGAGCATCGGCGACGACCACATCGACGTGGCCTACGCGGCGAGCGTCGGCATCACCGTCGGGACCGTCGAGTACTCGCCCCACAGCGTGGCCGACTACACGGTGATGTTGATGCTGATGGCGGTGCGGAACGCGGGGTCCGTCCTCAGGCGCGCGGATGCCCACGACTACAGGTTGCCCGACCTGCCCGGGCGGGAACTGCGCGACCTGACCGTCGGGGTGGTCGGCACGGGCCGCATCGGCGCCGCGGTCGTCGACCGGCTGCGGGGCTTCGGGTGTCGGCAGCTGGCCCACGACGTCCGACCCGGGTCGTCGGCCGAGCACGTGCCGCTCGACGAACTGCTCCGGCAGAGCGACGTCGTCACGCTCCACACGCCGCTCACCGCGGCCACGCGCCACCTGTTGAACCGCCGGCGCATCGAGCGGATGAAGCACGGCGCGTTCGTCGTCAACACCGGGCGGGGTGGGCTGATCGACACCGACGCGCTCCTCCCCGCCTTGGAGAGCGGCCGGTTGGGCGGCGCGGCGCTGGACGTGCTCGAAGGGGAGGAGGGGATCTTCTACGCCGACCGCCGGAACCGGCCCCTCGACCACGAGCACCTGTCGCGGTTGCGGCGACTGCCGAACGTGGTGATCACACCGCACACCGCCTACCACACCGACCACGCGCTCCGCGACACCGTGGCGAACTCCCTCATCAACTGTCGTGACTTCGAGAGCAGAAAGCAGCACTGGATATGA